A stretch of Coccidioides posadasii str. Silveira chromosome 2, complete sequence DNA encodes these proteins:
- a CDS encoding uncharacterized protein (EggNog:ENOG410PSDM~COG:O~BUSCO:16530at33183), whose translation MSAAKQKAQTIIADNAVVVFSKSYCPYCKATKSLLSSEGAKYFTMELDQVDDGAAIQAALEEITNQRTVPNIFIDHKHIGGNSDLQARKSELPALLKAAGALQA comes from the exons ATGAGCGCCGCAAAGCAAAAGGCCCAAACCATCATCGCGGACAACGCCGTCG TTGTCTTCTCCAAATCCTACTGCCCATACTGCAAGGCCACCAAGTCCCTGCTGTCGTCGGAAGGGGCCAAGTACTTCACCATGGAATTAGACCAAGTCG ATGATGGCGCCGCTATCCAAGCCGCTCTCGAGGAGATCACCAACCAGCGCACCGTTCCCAACATCTTCATCGACCACAAGCACATCGGTGGAAACTCTGACTTGCAAGCCCGCAAGTCTGAATTGCCGGCTTTGCTCAAGGCTGCTGGTGCGTTGCAGGCATGA
- the AIM18 gene encoding Altered inheritance of mitochondria protein 18 mitochondrial (EggNog:ENOG410PMCT~COG:S~TransMembrane:2 (i66-88o177-203i)~BUSCO:7673at33183): MSSHLPIRRTLCQCVRSNPGSALRHLPQRQQTRLLSSSRSLRAAANPLRNASRSGRKSHTEYKRSIVLSAAGMASCAVAMFGVINIYFPQGVQKDDSKDGIDNGAIKLDGPPGLAPKDDSTVIIDGVEQVSTGNSTIPHFPKSIRLPASLDSPDSRRQSARTPGEEIKKSGEKEEDYYLLGLGIRTVSFLNIQVYVVGFYIAASDMATLQQRLVRQAASPSISGVPNESAVTATSLVPKEREDLKKALLDPEQGEEVWNQILKEGGIRTAIRIVPTRNTDFLHLRDGWVRAITGRAQRANVRAKALATKEPDAHPQSEFADDSFGEAMGDFKALLGGGGGGRKSVPKGQTLLLLRDKVGALEILYQPGDAKPSVWLGEVLDERISRLLWLQYLAGKVVASDGARRAIIDGAMGIVERPVGTVEQMVA; encoded by the coding sequence ATGTCCTCGCATCTCCCCATCCGCCGCACTCTGTGCCAGTGCGTCCGATCAAACCCGGGGTCCGCCTTACGACACCTCCCACAGCGTCAGCAAACTCGGCTCCTATCCTCGTCACGATCACTCCGGGCCGCCGCAAATCCGTTACGAAATGCCTCACGCTCCGGGCGCAAGAGCCACACGGAGTATAAGCGGTCAATTGTCCTATCCGCTGCCGGGATGGCTTCGTGCGCAGTGGCCATGTTCGGGGTGATCAACATCTATTTCCCGCAAGGAGTGCAAAAGGATGATAGCAAAGATGGCATAGATAACGGGGCCATAAAGCTTGACGGCCCACCGGGATTGGCTCCAAAGGACGATTCAACGGTGATAATCGACGGCGTCGAGCAGGTCTCCACGGGAAATTCGACGATCCCACATTTCCCGAAATCGATCCGACTACCTGCGTCTTTAGACTCGCCCGACTCACGTCGCCAATCCGCCCGGACCCCCGGTGAGGAAATCAAAAAGAGTGGcgagaaggaagaagattACTACCTTCTTGGCTTGGGTATTCGCACCGTGTCATTTCTCAATATCCAGGTCTATGTTGTAGGTTTCTACATCGCAGCTTCAGACATGGCGACGCTGCAGCAACGTCTGGTTCGACAAGCAGCCTCGCCATCTATAAGCGGAGTCCCCAACGAAAGTGCCGTGACAGCAACCTCGTTGGTGCCAAAGGAACGAGAGGATTTGAAGAAGGCACTTCTTGACCCCGAACAGGGAGAGGAAGTGTGGAATCAAATTCTCAAGGAAGGCGGGATACGAACGGCCATAAGGATCGTTCCCACGCGGAATACGGATTTCTTACATCTACGCGACGGATGGGTGCGGGCGATTACCGGTCGTGCGCAGAGGGCTAATGTCAGAGCGAAAGCACTTGCTACGAAGGAACCTGATGCACATCCGCAATCTGAGTTTGCGGATGATTCGTTTGGCGAGGCTATGGGTGATTTCAAGGCGCTGTTgggtggtggcggcggcGGACGCAAGAGTGTGCCAAAGGGCCAGACATTGCTTCTCCTCCGGGACAAAGTAGGCGCGCTGGAGATCTTGTATCAACCGGGGGATGCGAAACCGAGTGTCTGGCTGGGCGAAGTTCTAGATGAGCGGATCAGCAGGCTCTTGTGGCTGCAGTATCTGGCTGGCAAGGTGGTGGCCAGTGACGGAGCGAGGAGGGCCATCATCGATGGAGCTATGGGGATTGTTGAGCGACCAGTGGGAACGGTCGAGCAAATGGTTGCGTGA
- a CDS encoding uncharacterized protein (EggNog:ENOG410PPY2~COG:S), producing the protein MTFIASADGETSTQQAVQDPDEFFSSPMDIEGGTDPDCLVQCRICLDDVLTTKTVRPCRQCSTSYCDSCLRKWFLEACDEESKMPPKCCCALNAGLARKYLCHEELQLFVEKYDEVRTTNRVYCPVSRCSAFISYNLFPIDARPLEYNYPDLIKKGKASNETASSIQPATAKEASHPSEDRKNLSDPNAEKISLVPEAVASPTVACPKCAVPICCVCKQLAHPGSPCPTSKEDTELEEVLQKFKIKRCPKCGRGIRKMYGCPKMACICGYNWCWLCGRPTQICGNRESQCSRSDTSDEDEKTETDLDSGGDQEWEESGYDFGSEPEQGAPEPWGCRHCYIIGEKCWAGIEVACELCWKGVLILDDPKGDRCGGEPSNSRGRGTDESTDEERPRHKTIILQCSFCEQMVCEDCYEATVVFGR; encoded by the coding sequence ATGACTTTTATAGCCTCTGCCGACGGTGAAACCAGCACGCAGCAAGCTGTACAGGATCCGGACGAGTTCTTTTCATCGCCTATGGATATTGAGGGGGGCACCGACCCGGATTGCTTGGTACAATGCCGGATATGTCTTGATGATGTGTTGACAACTAAGACGGTGCGGCCTTGTAGGCAGTGTTCGACGTCATATTGCGATTCTTGCCTTCGCAAATGGTTCCTCGAAGCATGCGACGAAGAGTCTAAAATGCCTCCAAAATGCTGTTGTGCACTCAATGCCGGCTTGGCCAGGAAATACCTATGTCATGAAGAGTTACAGTTGTTTGTGGAGAAATACGATGAAGTCAGAACGACAAACAGGGTATATTGCCCTGTTTCGAGGTGCTCTGCATTTATCTCGTACAATCTCTTCCCAATAGATGCTCGGCCTCTGGAGTACAACTATCCCGACTTGATAAAAAAGGGGAAAGCATCGAACGAAACTGCGTCATCTATTCAACCAGCCACTGCCAAGGAAGCCTCACATCCTTCGGAGGATCGCAAGAATTTATCAGATCCTAACGCCGAAAAGATATCACTGGTTCCAGAAGCGGTGGCCTCTCCAACCGTCGCATGTCCTAAATGCGCAGTGCCGATTTGTTGCGTATGCAAACAACTCGCACATCCAGGGAGCCCATGTCCAACTTCCAAAGAGGACACCGAGCTCGAGGAAGTGCTGCAAAAATTCAAGATAAAGCGCTGTCCAAAATGCGGGAGAGGCATCCGCAAGATGTACGGCTGCCCCAAGATGGCCTGCATATGCGGCTACAACTGGTGCTGGCTCTGCGGGCGACCAACTCAGATTTGCGGAAATAGGGAGAGTCAGTGTTCTCGTTCTGACACAAGTGACGAAGACGAGAAGACCGAAACTGATCTTGATTCGGGTGGAGACCAAGAATGGGAGGAGTCTGGGTACGATTTCGGTTCAGAACCCGAACAGGGCGCGCCCGAGCCGTGGGGATGCCGCCATTGTTATATAATAGGGGAAAAGTGTTGGGCAGGGATTGAAGTAGCTTGTGAGCTGTGCTGGAAGGGAGTGTTAATACTTGATGATCCGAAAGGGGACCGATGCGGTGGCGAGCCTTCGAACTCAAGAGGGCGTGGAACTGATGAATCTACAGATGAGGAGAGGCCGCGGCACAAGACGATTATTTTGCAATGTTCTTTTTGCGAGCAAATGGTCTGTGAAGACTGCTACGAAGCCACTGTGGTCTTTGGGCGGTGA
- the TEF1 gene encoding translation elongation factor EF-1 alpha (EggNog:ENOG410PJIR~COG:J~BUSCO:5756at33183) has product MGKEEKTHINLVVIGHVDSGKSTTTGHLIYKCGGIDNRTIEKFEKEAEELGKKSFKYAWVLDKLKAERERGITIDIALWKFETPKYHVTVIDAPGHRDFIKNMITGTSQADCAILIIAAGTGEFEAGISKDGQTREHALLAFTLGVKQLIVAINKMDSTNWSEPRFNEIVKEVSNFIKKVGYNPKAVPFVPISGFEGDNMIQPSTNAPWYKGWNKETASGKHTGKTLLDAIDAIDPPTRPTEKPLRLPLQDVYKISGIGTVPVGRVETGVIKPGMVVTFAPSNVTTEVKSVEMHHQQLTQGNPGDNVGFNVKNVSVKEVRRGNVAGDSKNDPPKGCDSFNAQVIVLNHPGQVGAGYAPVLDCHTAHIACKFSELLEKIDRRTGKSVENNPKFIKSGDAAIVKMVPSKPMCVEAFTDYPPLGRFAVRDMRQTVAVGVIKSVEKSEKTGGKVTKAAQKAAKK; this is encoded by the exons ATGGG TAAGGAAGAGAAGACACACATCAACTTGGTCGTCATCGGCCACGTCGACTCCGGCAAGTCGACCACCACCG GCCACTTGATCTACAAGTGCGGTGGTATTGACAACCGTACCATTGAAAAGTTCGAGAAG GAAGCCGAAGAGTTGGGCAAGAAATCCTTCAAATATGCCTGGGTTCTTGACAAACTAAAGGCCGAGCGTGAGCGTGGTATCACCATCGATATCGCCCTCTGGAAGTTCGAGACCCCCAAGTACCACGTCACTGTCATCG ATGCCCCTGGCCATCGTGACTTCATCAAGAACATGATTACTGGTACCTCCCAGGCTGATTGCGCTATCCTTATCATTGCTGCCGGTACTGGTGAGTTCGAAGCTGGTATCTCCAAGGATGGCCAGACCCGTGAGCACGCTCTGCTTGCCTTCACTCTCGGTGTGAAGCAGCTCATCGTCGCCATCAACAAGATGGACAGCACCAACTGGTCCGAGCCTCGTTTCAACGAAATCGTCAAGGAAGTCTCCAACTTCATCAAGAAGGTCGGATACAACCCCAAGGCTGTTCCATTCGTCCCCATCTCTGGTTTCGAAGGTGACAACATGATTCAACCCTCCACCAACGCTCCTTGGTACAAGGGCTGGAACAAGGAGACCGCCTCTGGCAAGCACACTGGCAAGACCCTCCTCGACGCCATTGATGCCATCGACCCCCCAACCCGCCCCACCGAGAAGCCCCTCCGTCTCCCACTTCAGGATGTGTACAAGATCTCTGGTATCGGAACAGTCCCAGTCGGCCGTGTCGAAACCGGTGTTATCAAGCCTGGTATGGTTGTGACCTTCGCTCCTTCCAACGTCACCACTGAAGTCAAGTCCGTCGAAATGCACCACCAGCAGCTCACCCAGGGTAACCCTGGTGACAACGTTGGCTTCAACGTCAAGAACGTCTCTGTCAAGGAAGTCCGCCGCGGTAACGTCGCTGGTGACTCCAAGAACGACCCACCAAAGGGCTGCGACTCCTTCAACGCCCAGGTCATCGTCCTCAACCACCCTGGTCAAGTCGGTGCTGGTTATGCCCCAGTCCTTGACTGCCACACTGCCCACATTGCTTGCAAGTTCTCCGAGCTCCTCGAGAAGATCGACCGCCGTACCGGTAAATCCGTTGAGAACAACCCCAAGTTCATCAAGTCTGGTGATGCCGCTATCGTCAAGATGGTTCCATCCAAGCCCATGTGCGTTGAGGCTTTCACTGACTACCCACCTCTCGGTCGTTTCGCCGTCCGTGACATGAGACAGACT GTCGCTGTCGGTGTCATCAAGTCCGTTGAGAAGTCTGAGAAGACTGGTGGCAAGGTCACCAAGGCTGCTCAGAAGGCTGCTAAGAAATAA
- the RPC11 gene encoding RNA polymerase III C11 subunit (EggNog:ENOG410PQ6F~COG:K~BUSCO:15583at33183), translating to MPLTFCPNCSNALTISRGPPTSQYPLGVNRFECRTCPYQYVLDRTYFERTEMKRKEVADVMGGKDEWKNADSMATQCPAEGCDGDRAFFYQLQIRSADEPMTTFLKCTTCGARWREN from the exons ATGCCGCTCACCT TTTGTCCAAACTGCAGCAATGCGTTGACCATATCCAGAGGGCCCCCAACGTCGCAGTATCCTCTCGGGGTTAATCGCTTCGAATGCCGTACCTGTCCTTACCAGTACGTCCTGGACCGGACATATTTCGAACGAACGGAAATGAAACGGAAGGAGGTAGCAGACGTGATGGGAGGGAAGGATGAATGGAAGAACGCTGATAGCATGGCGA CTCAATGCCCGGCGGAAGGCTGCGACGGCGACCGTGCTTTCTTTTATCAGCTACAGATCCGCAGTGCGGACGAACCTATGACAACTTTCCTCAAA TGCACTACCTGCGGAGCTCGCTGGAGGGAAAACTGA
- a CDS encoding uncharacterized protein (EggNog:ENOG410PQM3~COG:S~BUSCO:14006at33183), with protein MADEDGASPKELVVEACRRDQPHLLKEVVNDNFAKKPKEEIAAFFNDVTDSMGNYALHICAMYGSYDAMDWLFDVEGFECDPQNRIEKDTPLHLAVRYANEKDIKLGLAMVKMMLEAGCDPRVRNKAGKKPVDFTIPQYKEVKLALQRAEYALQEGVEHEGQDEDSDDGTSGSDGG; from the exons ATGGCCGACGAAGAT GGTGCCTCTCCAAAGGAGCTTGTCGTCGAGGCTTGCCGACGTGATCAGCCTCATTTGCTGAAAGAGGTGGTGAACGACAATTTCGCAAAGAAGCCCAAGGAAGAAATTGCAGCATTCTTCAACGATGTCACAGACTCCATGGGAAATTATGCTCTTCATATCTGTGCTATGTACGGCAGCT ATGACGCGATGGATTGGCTTTTCGATGTAGAAGGTTTCGAGTGTGATCCCCAGAATCGAATTGAGAAAGACACTCCTCTGCATCTGGCCGTTCGCTATGCCAACGAAAAGGATATCAAGCTTGGTCTGGCAATGGTCAAAATGATGCTTGAAGCCGGCTGTGACCCCAGAGTCCGAAACAAGGCCGGGAAGAAGCCCGTTGACTTCACAATCCCTCAATACAAGGAGGTCAAGCTTGCATTGCAAAGGGCAGAGTATGCCCTCCAGGAGGGAGTGGAGCACGAGGGCCAAGACGAGGATTCGGATGATGGGACGAGTGGCAGCGACGGTGGGTGA
- a CDS encoding uncharacterized protein (EggNog:ENOG410PP33~COG:S~TransMembrane:1 (o175-194i)~BUSCO:13747at33183), with protein sequence MPLPRKRRADDSESDDEYQSPEPSNAQSRRRTAVDSFIANDSDEEDDSQLGATQVLGVNPMVKKMVRLALASEYSRQVIRRNDISQKVLGEGSRQFKAAFAGAQDVLKNVFGMQMIEQPMKDRLTVSQRRAAQRVDKPSSSSKSWTLVSTLPPEYRIPEILPPTKAPSSATESSYVALYTFIISLITLSGGSLAEQKLDRYLRRVNADTYTPLDRTEKLLTRLCKDGYLVRNRDVDGGEEVVEYLVGPRGKIEVGTEGVAGLTREVYGYGRVNRARGQDDDGDDDEAMEEFEQRLRRSLGFSDMGAPRGAQERGEAASQSGQPARRPRRITNIEDGDDGDD encoded by the exons ATGCCTCTCCCTCGAAAGCGCCGcgcg GACGATAGCGAATCTGACGACGAATACCAGTCCCCAGAACCTTCCAATGCCCAAAGCCGACGTCGCACCGCCGTGGACTCCTTCATTGCAAATGACTCCGACGAGGAAGACGACTCTCAACTGGGAGCAACACAGGTCCTGGGAGTCAACCCAATGGTCAAGAAGATGGTTAGATTAGCGTTGGCCAGCGAATACTCCCGGCAGGTCATCCGGCGAAATGATATCAGCCAAAAGGTCCTCGGCGAAGGGTCAAGACAGTTCAAGGCCGCTTTTGCTGGAGCGCAAGACGTGCTCAAGAATGTATTCGGGATGCAGATGATAGAGCAGCCAATGAAGGATAGACTGACGGTCAGTCAGCGAAGAG CTGCCCAACGCGTTGACAAACCCTCCTCATCCTCAAAATCCTGGACCCTTGTCTCCACCCTCCCACCCGAATACCGTATCCCCGAAATCCTCCCGCCCACCAAAGCCCCTTCATCTGCCACTGAAAGCAGCTACGTCGCTCTCTACACCTTCATAATATCACTCATCACCCTGTCCGGCGGCTCCCTCGCAGAGCAAAAGCTGGACCGATACCTCCGCCGCGTCAACGCAGACACCTACACCCCACTCGATCGCACAGAGAAGCTCCTCACCCGCCTCTGTAAGGACGGGTATCTAGTGCGAAACCGCGACGTCGACGGGGGTGAGGAGGTTGTCGAGTACCTTGTGGGTCCCAGGGGGAAGATCGAGGTGGGCACCGAGGGAGTGGCGGGCCTGACGAGGGAGGTCTATGGATATGGGAGGGTTAATCGGGCACGCGGAcaggatgatgatggtgatgatgacgaaGCGATGGAGGAGTTTGAACAACGGCTTCGTCGGAGTCTAGGGTTCTCGGATATGGGAGCACCCCGTGGTGCACAGGAGCGAGGGGAGGCAGCGAGTCAAAGTGGTCAGCCTGCTCGGCGACCGAGGAGAATTACGAATATAGAAGATGGTGACGATGGTGACGACTGA